The DNA segment ATCTTAGTGCCATCGCAGTTCCTCTTTCTTGACGAACTTCCATAGGGACTTGGTAAGTAGCACCTCCAACTCTTCTGGCTCTCACTTCAACTAAAGGGGTTGCATTCTTTACAGCTGTTTCAAATAACTCCACAGCATTTCCACCAGTTCTCTCACTTATTAGAGAAAAGGCATCAGATAGTATTTTTTGTGCAGTAGATTTTTTACCATGTTTCATTAATCTAGAAATCATCATTGAGGCAAGACGACTATTAAATTGAGGGTCTGGTAAAACCGGTCTTTTTACTGCTGCATTTCGACGTGACATTTTAAAAAAAAATTGATGTAAAAAAATTAATTATTTTTGGGAGCTTTTGCACCATATTTAGATCTGGATTGGCGTCTATCTTTGACCCCTGCAGTATCTAAAGTTCCTCTTATTATATGGTATCTGACTCCAGGTAAATCTTTAACTCTTCCTCCCCTAAGCAGGACTACAGAGTGTTCCTGCAGGTTATGTCCGATTCCAGGTATATATGCAGTAACCTCAAAACCTGAGGTTAATCTAACCCTGGCAACTTTTCTTAAGGCAGAATTTGGTTTCTTTGGGGTAGATGTATAAACTCTTGTACATACACCCCTTCTCTCTGGACAAGATTTAAGTGCAGGAGATTTAGTTTTTCTTGTCAGACGTTTTCTTTCTGATCCAATTAATTGGGAAATGGTCGGCATTAAAATTTATAGATGAAAATACATATTTATTAATCATAACCTTTTACGAGACATATCTAGAATTTTTTTTTCATTTTTTTTAAATTAAAAATAAAATTCAAATATGTTTAGTAATTCTTCATTATTTTTTGCTTTGTATTTTGATATTTATTTTATAATAGAATAAATTTTAGATTTCTTATATAGTTAAATAATCTATGCGAGAAAGTATCAAAAGAAGCAAAGGGCCATATCAAGATAGTTATTCTCCAAGTGGAATTATTGGAGAAAAAGATGCTTGTGGAGTTGGTTTCATAGCAAATATTTATGGGAAGGAAAGTAATTGGATATTAAAGCAATCCTTGAGAGGACTTAATTGCATGGAACACAGAGGGGGATGTGGCGGGGATAATGACTCAGGAGATGGTGCAGGCATTTTATGTTCAATTCCAT comes from the Prochlorococcus marinus str. MIT 9515 genome and includes:
- the rpsG gene encoding 30S ribosomal protein S7 produces the protein MSRRNAAVKRPVLPDPQFNSRLASMMISRLMKHGKKSTAQKILSDAFSLISERTGGNAVELFETAVKNATPLVEVRARRVGGATYQVPMEVRQERGTAMALRWLVTFSRGRNGKSMSQKLAGELMDAANETGSAVKKREDTHKMAEANKAFAHYRY
- the rpsL gene encoding 30S ribosomal protein S12, with translation MPTISQLIGSERKRLTRKTKSPALKSCPERRGVCTRVYTSTPKKPNSALRKVARVRLTSGFEVTAYIPGIGHNLQEHSVVLLRGGRVKDLPGVRYHIIRGTLDTAGVKDRRQSRSKYGAKAPKNN